The DNA segment CATTTGGTGGGGGATTTAAAGTCAATGTTGACTGTTTCGGAAGCGGTGGCCAAGGCCGCCTTGGCCCGCAAGGAAAGCCGCGGCGCCCACAGCCGCCTTGATTATCCCAATCTGGACGAAAAATTCGGCAAACTGAACGTGGTGGTTTCGCAGAAGAACGGGGAAATGAACATCTCCACCTCTCCGGTGCCGGAAATGCCGGAGGAATTGAAAAACCTTCTGGCGGAAAATAAATAATGCCGGACGTCACATTTAAAGTTTATCGCGGTGATGCCAAAGGGGGAAAGGCCGTGGAATACGCCGTGCCAATTTCGCCGGGAATGGTAGTGCTGGACGCCATCCATTACATCCAGGGATATCTCTCCCCCGATTTGGCTGTCCGCTGGAACTGCAAGGCGGCCAAGTGCGGCTCTTGTTCGGCGGAGGTGAACGGCAAGCCGGCCTTGATGTGCAAAAGCCGGCTCGATTCCCTGCCCATTGATAAGCCCATCACGGTTTATCCGATGAAGACCTTTCCTTTAATCAAGGATTTGGTCTGCGATGTGTCGTGGAATTTCGAAGTAAACAAAAAAATTCCACCTTATCAACCGATCGAGAAAAAACCCAAAATCTTTCAGGATGATGTGGACCGGGTACAGGAGTTCCGCAAATGCATTGAGTGCTTTTTGTGCCAGGATGTCTGCCATGTTTTGCGGGAGCATGAAAAGAAAGCCGAATTTGTCGGCCCCCGCTTTTTCGTTCGGCTGGCCGGACTGGAGATGCACCCCAATGACGGGGCCGACCGCTCGGAATTTATGAAGAACACGGCCGGCATCGGCTGGTGCAACATCACCAAATGCTGCACGGAGGTTTGCCCGGAGGAAATTCATATCACAGACAATGCAATTATCCCCCTAAAAGAGCGGGTGGCCGACCGCTTTTTCGACCCGGTGCGCTGGTTCTTCCGCAAACTTTTCGGTACCAAATAAAAATGAAGGACTGAAGCCCTCTGCTCTGCTATAATTTTTCTATCTCATTTAGATTCTTCGCTACGCTCAGAATGACAATCAATGTGCCGATAAAATAGTTGTGTTGGGAGTTATACCCAATGATATCAATGAAAAAATTTCCGATGCCCCGAAGGAAATAACACGATGGGAAAAAAGCGGAAACGTTTGATATCAATTTCTGTTCTCCTTGGCATTCTGATAGGGCTCCTTTATCTCTCCTATTCCTACTTTATGAAAACGAAGTATATGTGTCGTTCGATGAAACTCGAAGCGGCAGTACACTCTATATAGATAGCAAAAAGGTTCGTTCCTTTAAAAAACCGATACTTCCGACTTTGAAAGCTTTTTCTTTTACGTTGGACGGGGGAAGCACGAGTTCAGGCTTTCAAAGCAAGGAATGAGAGACATCGTAGATTCTGTTGAATTTACAGGGTTTGGTGGGGAGTACTACATGGACTTTTCCTTCAAGACCCCCACCCTTGAGGAAGATTCGCTAAAACTACGAGAATTTCTCAAATAATTTACTTTGCATCTACTTCTTCTGGAGTTCCAGTTTGAGCTGCAATCGGAGCTTTTGAAGTTTCAGCGTTTTTATTTCCGAAAATTGCCTTCTCCAAGCGTTTTAATTTCTCGATATACTCCGGTAGATTGGAAATAATCGCCTCGATTTTTTTGCTTTTCTGCATCTCCCGCGCGGGGGAACCCAAAACGATTTGTCCCGGTTTTACGTCGCGATGCACGCCGGACTGGGCGGCAATGATGGCGCCGTCCCCAATGTGCAGATGACCGGTCAGCCCCACCTGCCCGGCGATGGTCACGTTTTTCCCCACCTCGGTGGAACCGGAAATGCCGACCTGCGAGACGATGATGGAATTTTCGCCGATTTTGACGTTGTGGGCAATTTGGACAAGATTGTCGATTTTGGTTCCTTGGCCGATGCGCGTTTCTCCCATCGTGGCCCGGTCGATGGTGACATTGGCCCCCAGCTCCACGTCGTCTTCAATAACCACGATGCCAACCTGTGGAATTTTGTGATAGGTCCCTTTTTCCTTGGCGTAACCGAAGCCGTCCGAGCCGACCACTGTGCCGGAATGGATGATGGCTCGGCTACCGATTTTCGTTTTCTCACGGATGGTGACGTTGGGGTAAACTATGCAGTCCGCACCAATTTCAACACCGCGTCCAATGAAACTTCCGGCGCCAATCAGAGTCCGGTCGCCAATTTTGGCGCCCGACTCGACCACAGCAAAAGGGCTGATGCCGACCTCCCGCCCCAAAACGGCGTCTGAGGCCACAAACGCTTGCGGGTGAACACCGGCGGGAACCGGTTTTTCATCCGGGTGAAACTGCCGTAGAACCAGCAGGAAGGCGTAGTACGGGTTGGAATGGCGAATTAAGGCCAAAGAAGGCCATTCGGTCTGGGCATCGACGATGGCAGCGGTTGCCCGGGTGGTTTTAAGAAGCGGACGGTAGCGTGGATTGGCCACAAAGGTCAAATCTCCCGGCCCGGCCTGTCCGATGGGGGATACCCCGGTTATTTCAAGATCGTTTTTGCCGACCAGTTCTCCACCCACCAGTTGGGCTATGTCGGAAAGCTTCATTTTTTCCCTCCCAAAGCGGCGTTCAACTTTTCCAGAACCCGGTCCGTGGTGTCCAAACTTTTTCGCCCGTACGCCACGCTGCCGGTAACGGTGTCCAGAATCAAGTCGAAATTGTTTTCCAAAGCCACCTCGGCGATGGCGGCGTTGACCTTGTCCAAAATCGGCTTGGAAAGCTCGCTGTTGCGCTTCTCCACCTTTCCCCCGACTCCGAAGGTCTCCGCCAGGTACTGCTGGTATTCCTTTTTGACCTTGGTGATTTCCTCCTCACGCTCCTTCTTTTTTTCCGGGCTTAAAATCAGCCCCACCTTGGCCAGCGAGTCCTCAAGCGTCTTGATGCCGCGAGCCAACGAATCGGCTTTCCGCTGCCAGTCGGCAACCTCCCTGTTCAATTGGTCCTTGGCCTCCAGAAACGGCTTGTATTCGTTTTTCAGCCGGTCGGAATCGACGTAGCCGATTTTCTGGGCCAAGGCAGCTTGGGAAAAAATAAAAAGCAGGAAAAGAAACAGCCATTTTTTCATCTACGCGCTCCTTGCCAAGGAATATAAGCGGCTTGGATGGTAAAAGCCATGCCCCAGCCACAAGTCAATATTATCCAAAGATAAAGTTCGCCCCAAATTAATCCTTAAAAGGTTGAGCCGATTTGAAAATGGGGCCGCCATTTTTTGCCGTCGATCCGCTGGCCCAAGCTATTTTTAATCTCGGTAAATCCATACCCGAAGTCAAAACCGATGGTTCCCAGCCCCGGCACGGCCACCCGGAACCCCAGCCCGGCGGAGGTTTTCAAATCGGAAAACGGGTGAATTTGATATCCTGCCAGCCAAGCGTTACCGGCGTCAAAAAAGGCCAGGGCATAAACCTGGTCCTGCACAACCGGGAATTGGTACTCGAGATTGTAAATCAACTCGCTGCGCCCCCACCGCAAAGCGCCGTTGTCGTGGCGGGGGCCGATGGTGCCGTCCTGATAGCCCCGGATTATGCCGTCCGGATCCACTCCCCCAGGAGAAAAACGTTCAGCCGGCGGAATGCCGCTGTCTCCCTGCGGACCATCCACCACGCCGACCTTTAATTTTCCGACCAAAACGAACTTTCCGAAAGTTTTAAAAAATTTGCTGGCCTCGAACACATGCTTGTGATATTGGTAATCCCCCTGCAGGGGGCCGCCGGCGTATTCCATCGTGTAGGAGGCCACCGACCCGCGGGTGGCAAACTGGGCCAAGTCGCGCGAATCGCGAATAATGGAAAAGCCCGTGGAAGAGGTGATGCGGGGCCAGTCCACATCGGTCAGCCCGGGCACCACGTATCCCGGGCGAAACTCATAGTAACGCAAGTTTTCCAGCCGATAGTTCCACAGGATTCGGAAGTAGTTGTCCGGCCAACGGAGCCGACGACCGAGCCGAAGCGAAAGACCGGTGGTTTGCTCAGTGTAATCCTCGTAGTACTGGCGCTCCACGTTGAAAATATCGATGCCGACCAAAGTGGGCGTGTCCCGGAACCAAGGTTCGGTGAAGGAGAAGGAAACGGATTTGCGCCGCCCGCCGATGTCGGCGTTCATGCTCAAACTCTGCCCATTTCCCATAAAGTTGGGAATGCCGACCCCCAAGGTCAGAACAAACTTGTCCTGGCCGGAGTAACCGCCGCCCAACTGCAGCTGCCCGGTCGGCTTTTCCTCCACTTTGAAAATCAAATCGACGTCCCCGTTTTCCAAAACAG comes from the Verrucomicrobiia bacterium genome and includes:
- a CDS encoding succinate dehydrogenase/fumarate reductase iron-sulfur subunit, with amino-acid sequence MPDVTFKVYRGDAKGGKAVEYAVPISPGMVVLDAIHYIQGYLSPDLAVRWNCKAAKCGSCSAEVNGKPALMCKSRLDSLPIDKPITVYPMKTFPLIKDLVCDVSWNFEVNKKIPPYQPIEKKPKIFQDDVDRVQEFRKCIECFLCQDVCHVLREHEKKAEFVGPRFFVRLAGLEMHPNDGADRSEFMKNTAGIGWCNITKCCTEVCPEEIHITDNAIIPLKERVADRFFDPVRWFFRKLFGTK
- the lpxD gene encoding UDP-3-O-(3-hydroxymyristoyl)glucosamine N-acyltransferase codes for the protein MKLSDIAQLVGGELVGKNDLEITGVSPIGQAGPGDLTFVANPRYRPLLKTTRATAAIVDAQTEWPSLALIRHSNPYYAFLLVLRQFHPDEKPVPAGVHPQAFVASDAVLGREVGISPFAVVESGAKIGDRTLIGAGSFIGRGVEIGADCIVYPNVTIREKTKIGSRAIIHSGTVVGSDGFGYAKEKGTYHKIPQVGIVVIEDDVELGANVTIDRATMGETRIGQGTKIDNLVQIAHNVKIGENSIIVSQVGISGSTEVGKNVTIAGQVGLTGHLHIGDGAIIAAQSGVHRDVKPGQIVLGSPAREMQKSKKIEAIISNLPEYIEKLKRLEKAIFGNKNAETSKAPIAAQTGTPEEVDAK
- a CDS encoding OmpH family outer membrane protein — encoded protein: MKKWLFLFLLFIFSQAALAQKIGYVDSDRLKNEYKPFLEAKDQLNREVADWQRKADSLARGIKTLEDSLAKVGLILSPEKKKEREEEITKVKKEYQQYLAETFGVGGKVEKRNSELSKPILDKVNAAIAEVALENNFDLILDTVTGSVAYGRKSLDTTDRVLEKLNAALGGKK